The following DNA comes from bacterium.
GGGCGGATCTGGGCCGAGTCCACCACGGTTTTCGGTCCGATGTAACAGGGTCCCTCGATGCGCGCGGGGGCGTGCAGTTCGGCTCCGGCCGCCACCACCACGGGGCCTCCCGCGGTGGAAAAGACCACCCCGCGCTCGACCAGGGCGCCCTCTTCGATGAAGACCAGCGCCGGGTCGCCCTGCACGTCGCCCTTCCACTTGGCGCTTTTTCGGGTGAAAACGGCGAAATCGCGGCACAGCGCCTCGGCGTTCCTCTCGACGAGCTCCCAGGGGCGGCGGAAGAGGCCGGTCGCCTCCGCGCCCCGTTTGGGCGAGCCCAGCCACTTGGACCGCTCGCCGGTCAGGAACCGCTCGATGAACCGGGGGTCCGAGGTGTGGATGTCGCCCAGGATGTCCTTCGCCTCGCCGGGCTCCAGGCGGGCCCAGACCAAGCACCTCTCCTCCCCGTTTACGATGACCTCTTCCCCCCGCTTGCCGAGGGTGATTTTCTCCGCCAGGGTTTCCGGCTCACACACCGCCCCGTTTACCAACAGGAGCGGCTCGTCGCCCAGGTCTTCGGGATTGAACAGGGGACCTTTGCAGGTTTCACGCAGCTCCGGACGGGGCCACCAGGAGATGTCGGGCAGAGCTCTTTTTAAACGGTCCGAGAGCCTGCCCATACTGAAGGACAGGTCCCAGACCGGTCGGAGTTCGGTCAACGGAAAGAGCTTGCGCCAGCGGCAATCCTCAAAGACAACTACCCGCAAGGTGCGTCCTTTCGTCCATCGCTTGGCTTTTGAATTATCCAATCGGCGAACTCGAGGGATCACGGGTAGTCGGAGGAAGAGGCTACTGAACTACGGTATCGGCGGCGATCCAGCAGTCGGCGTAACCGGAGTTTCGCGCCCGGTTGCGCAGGGTTTCGGCTTCCGCCCGGGTGCGGCAATCGCCCGCCCGCACCTTCCAGTAACCGTCTAAATAGCTCACGTAGACGGTAACTCCCAGGGTGGATTCGGCTTCCCGGGCCACTTTACGGGCGTTATCCTCG
Coding sequences within:
- a CDS encoding putative sugar nucleotidyl transferase, producing the protein MRVVVFEDCRWRKLFPLTELRPVWDLSFSMGRLSDRLKRALPDISWWPRPELRETCKGPLFNPEDLGDEPLLLVNGAVCEPETLAEKITLGKRGEEVIVNGEERCLVWARLEPGEAKDILGDIHTSDPRFIERFLTGERSKWLGSPKRGAEATGLFRRPWELVERNAEALCRDFAVFTRKSAKWKGDVQGDPALVFIEEGALVERGVVFSTAGGPVVVAAGAELHAPARIEGPCYIGPKTVVDSAQIRPGCSFGRNCRVSGEVEASVFADHVNKHHYGFIGHAYLGEWVNLGAGTTNSDLKNTYGEVRAHGPDGRVPTGLDKAG